In the Kribbella sp. NBC_00482 genome, one interval contains:
- a CDS encoding GbsR/MarR family transcriptional regulator — translation MSALRDDDAVRRYTEQFGNLLAETGWPRMAARVFAAILSSVDGRMTAAELSDQLQASPAAVSGAVNYLLQLRLATREREPGSRRDVYVVQDDAWYQTMMSEDASLLRWSESLRKVLDAAGEGTDAHHRIRVSLAFIDFISEEVKGLTERWVKRKAELDTEIAAEYNTP, via the coding sequence GTGAGTGCACTTCGAGACGATGACGCCGTCCGGCGGTACACCGAGCAGTTCGGCAACCTGCTGGCCGAGACCGGCTGGCCGCGGATGGCCGCCCGGGTGTTCGCCGCGATCCTGTCCAGCGTGGACGGGCGGATGACGGCCGCCGAACTGTCCGACCAGCTGCAGGCGAGCCCCGCCGCGGTCTCCGGCGCGGTCAACTACCTGCTCCAACTGCGCCTGGCGACCCGCGAACGCGAGCCCGGCAGCCGCCGCGATGTGTACGTCGTGCAGGACGACGCCTGGTACCAGACGATGATGAGCGAGGACGCCTCACTGCTGCGCTGGTCCGAATCCCTCCGCAAGGTCCTCGACGCCGCCGGCGAAGGCACCGACGCCCACCACCGCATCCGCGTCTCCCTGGCCTTCATCGACTTCATCAGCGAAGAGGTCAAAGGCCTCACCGAACGCTGGGTCAAACGCAAAGCCGAACTCGACACCGAAATCGCCGCGGAGTACAACACCCCCTGA
- a CDS encoding type IV toxin-antitoxin system AbiEi family antitoxin domain-containing protein: MNPKLSVLADARGGWFTRADAMDCGYSDSELRRRLRSGQWARLSRDVYVEPGGSSTGEAAWDCAKRLHLLKTRAVLNRLGPGAVVSHQSAAVLHGLPTWGLDLSKVHVTKAGGRTRSDSIADVHRSRFDPGELTVVDGLQVVTPARAVAETACVSSYEVGVVLGDAALHERLVSPEALVATADRHSAWHGSPAARAAARFANGLSESVGESRLRVLLANHGLPEPELQVEIRDASGRLIARVDVLLERVCVVEFDGAMKYGNAEDLVAEKWREDDLRSRGYQVVRVGWSDLDHPLTTANRIRQGLPSVGGAPTWRGR; encoded by the coding sequence ATGAACCCGAAGTTGAGCGTGCTGGCGGACGCCCGTGGGGGCTGGTTCACCCGGGCGGACGCGATGGATTGCGGCTACAGCGACAGCGAGCTCCGGCGACGACTCCGGAGCGGACAGTGGGCGCGGCTGTCTCGTGACGTGTACGTCGAACCGGGCGGCTCGTCCACGGGCGAGGCTGCCTGGGATTGCGCCAAGCGCCTGCATCTCCTGAAGACCCGAGCCGTCCTCAACCGGTTAGGACCCGGTGCGGTGGTGAGTCATCAGTCCGCGGCGGTGCTGCACGGGCTACCCACCTGGGGCCTCGACCTGTCCAAGGTCCACGTCACCAAGGCCGGCGGTCGGACGCGGTCCGATTCCATTGCCGACGTACACCGGTCGCGCTTCGATCCCGGCGAGCTCACGGTCGTCGACGGTTTGCAGGTGGTCACGCCTGCTCGTGCCGTCGCCGAGACCGCGTGCGTCTCGTCGTACGAGGTCGGAGTCGTGCTCGGCGACGCGGCACTTCATGAGCGTCTGGTCAGTCCGGAGGCGCTGGTGGCGACAGCGGATCGGCACAGTGCGTGGCACGGTTCGCCGGCTGCGCGGGCGGCGGCGCGCTTCGCGAATGGGTTGAGCGAGTCCGTCGGTGAGTCGCGTCTCCGGGTCCTGTTGGCGAACCACGGGCTCCCGGAGCCGGAGTTGCAGGTCGAGATCCGGGATGCGTCCGGGCGGCTGATCGCGCGGGTCGACGTACTGCTCGAGCGGGTTTGCGTTGTGGAGTTCGATGGCGCGATGAAGTACGGGAACGCCGAGGATCTCGTGGCGGAGAAGTGGCGTGAGGACGACCTCCGGTCGCGCGGGTACCAGGTCGTGCGGGTTGGCTGGTCGGACCTGGATCACCCGCTCACCACAGCCAACCGCATTCGCCAGGGCTTGCCATCTGTCGGGGGTGCGCCGACGTGGCGGGGGCGTTGA
- a CDS encoding NBR1-Ig-like domain-containing protein: MIGARMRELREAAGVALTRAASESGWDKGHLSRVERGHTKPSRELIEWYDDSFGANQALVNQLMELDAAVRAGRDTSQRDMRRHVQPVLLGGSVPIDHHPEDRAELVGETVPDGTRVCREQVFEKTWELRNSGERPWHNRWLTRQGAAGTPGWLRSPPRAPVPDAAPGDIVTVSMTLQAPCQVGASTAYFKLTDEAGRLYYPGLESPPLYCTIFTIYEP, encoded by the coding sequence GTGATCGGAGCGCGCATGCGCGAGCTGCGCGAGGCCGCCGGGGTGGCCTTGACCCGCGCCGCCTCCGAGTCCGGCTGGGACAAGGGACACCTGTCCCGGGTCGAGCGCGGCCACACCAAGCCGAGCCGCGAGCTGATCGAGTGGTACGACGACTCGTTCGGAGCGAACCAGGCTCTGGTCAACCAGTTGATGGAGCTCGACGCCGCCGTACGCGCCGGCCGGGACACGTCACAGCGGGACATGCGCCGGCATGTGCAACCGGTGCTGCTCGGCGGCTCCGTGCCGATCGATCACCACCCCGAGGACCGGGCCGAACTGGTGGGAGAGACGGTGCCGGACGGTACGCGGGTGTGCCGGGAGCAGGTGTTCGAGAAGACCTGGGAGCTCCGCAACAGCGGCGAACGCCCGTGGCACAACCGCTGGCTGACCCGCCAAGGCGCCGCCGGCACCCCCGGCTGGCTCCGCTCCCCACCCCGAGCCCCCGTCCCCGACGCCGCCCCCGGCGACATCGTCACGGTCTCGATGACCCTCCAAGCCCCCTGCCAAGTAGGCGCCTCCACCGCCTACTTCAAACTCACCGACGAAGCCGGCCGCCTGTACTACCCCGGCCTGGAGTCCCCACCCTTGTACTGCACCATCTTCACCATCTACGAGCCGTAG
- a CDS encoding CHAP domain-containing protein: MNRSFTRLTATAALLVLGGTALPATAAPATAPAPITSTAFGPQSRADDAIAWFAARNGSTAYQGYCEKAVENAYGTTGIYASAIANWNDAVRRGAAHKGDLNPPKGALVFWNISAYGHVGLATGDGNFWATSVNARIGKAKLPYFSNYLGWAQPNF; this comes from the coding sequence ATGAACCGTTCGTTCACACGACTGACCGCCACCGCCGCCCTCTTGGTCCTCGGAGGCACAGCTCTCCCCGCCACGGCCGCACCCGCCACCGCGCCGGCGCCGATCACCAGCACCGCGTTCGGGCCGCAGTCGCGGGCCGACGACGCGATCGCCTGGTTCGCCGCCCGCAACGGATCCACGGCGTACCAGGGCTACTGCGAAAAGGCCGTCGAGAACGCGTACGGCACCACCGGCATCTACGCGTCGGCCATCGCGAACTGGAACGACGCCGTACGCCGGGGCGCCGCGCACAAGGGTGACCTCAACCCGCCGAAGGGTGCGCTCGTGTTCTGGAACATCAGCGCCTACGGACACGTCGGCCTGGCCACCGGCGACGGCAACTTCTGGGCCACCAGCGTCAACGCCCGGATCGGCAAGGCGAAGCTGCCCTACTTCTCCAACTACCTCGGCTGGGCCCAGCCCAACTTCTGA
- a CDS encoding CHAP domain-containing protein, with protein MRTALMRITSRLTAIALLSGAALVGTGVLPASAATGTVVTDSGTGVTIRSGNATSFGSVGTQPDGAVTIDCQIYGEPVTGKFGRSLIWDHIPGKGFITDAYVNTGSSGLVAPLCTSNPRADKAIAWYAARSGSTAFQGYCEMAAENSYGKTGIWASAKADWNDAVARGVAHRGDLNPPKGALVFWDLAAPYGHVGVAKGDGTFWATSVGGAIGTRALPYFNSYLGWAWPNF; from the coding sequence ATGCGTACCGCCCTCATGCGCATCACGTCCCGTCTCACCGCCATCGCCCTGCTCAGCGGGGCCGCCCTCGTAGGCACCGGAGTCCTCCCGGCCAGCGCCGCCACCGGAACCGTGGTCACCGACAGCGGAACCGGCGTCACCATCCGGTCCGGCAACGCGACCAGCTTCGGCTCGGTCGGCACCCAGCCGGACGGAGCGGTCACGATCGACTGCCAGATCTACGGCGAGCCGGTGACCGGAAAGTTCGGTCGCAGCCTGATCTGGGACCACATCCCCGGCAAGGGCTTCATCACCGACGCCTACGTCAACACCGGTAGCAGTGGTCTGGTCGCGCCGCTGTGCACGAGCAACCCGCGCGCCGACAAGGCCATCGCCTGGTACGCCGCCCGCAGCGGGTCGACCGCCTTTCAGGGGTACTGCGAGATGGCTGCCGAGAACTCGTACGGGAAGACCGGAATCTGGGCCTCCGCGAAGGCCGACTGGAACGACGCCGTGGCTCGTGGCGTCGCACATCGCGGTGACCTGAACCCGCCGAAGGGCGCCCTGGTGTTCTGGGACCTCGCAGCACCGTACGGCCACGTCGGAGTCGCCAAGGGAGACGGCACCTTCTGGGCCACCAGCGTCGGCGGCGCCATCGGCACCCGCGCACTGCCCTACTTCAACAGCTACCTCGGCTGGGCCTGGCCGAACTTCTGA